GCCCCAGTTCGGGATAAGCCGCGCCCATCAGCTTCACCAGTTCCGGCACCAGCCGATAAAGCAGCGGCTCCTTGGCCCCAAGAATATGCGCGTGACGCATGCCACGCCGCATGATCCGGCGCAGGACATAGCCGCGCCCCTCATTGCTCGGCATCACGCCGTCGGCGATCAGGAAGGAGCTGGCGCGCACATGGTCGGCGATGACGCGGAAAGACGCCTTATGCTCTCCGGCGGGATCGGTCTTCACCATGGATGAAGTCAGGCCGATGAGATCGCGGAACAGATCGATATCGTAATTGGAATGCACGCCCTGCATGATCGCGGTCATGCGCTCCAGCCCCATGCCGGTATCGACAGACGGCTTGGGCAAGTTAATACGCTTGCCGCCGGGCAGTTCCTCGAACTGCATGAAGACCAGGTTCCAGAATTCCAGGAAGCGGTCGCCGTCTTCGTCCAGGCTGCCGGGAGGGCCGCCTTGCAGCTGTGGCCCCTGGTCGATAAAGATTTCCGAGCAAGGCCCGCACGGGCCGAGATCGCCCATGCGCCAGAAATTCGCGTCGGTCTTGATGCGGATGATCTTGTCGTCGCCGAAGCCCGCAACCTTCTTCCAGATTTTAGCGGCCTCCTCGTCTTCGTGATAGACGGTGACCAGCAGATTGTCGGGCTTCAGGCCGAATTCCTTCGTCACCAGTTCCCAGGCGAATGCGATGGCCTCTTCCTTGAAATAATCGCCGAACGAGAAATTGCCGAGCATCTCGAAAAATGTGTGATGCCTCGCGGTATAGCCGACATTCTCCAGATCGTTATGCTTGCCGCCGGCGCGGACGGATTTCTGAGTCGATGTCGCGCGGGTATAGGGGCGCTTTTCGTTGCCGGTGAAGACATTCTTGAACTGCACCATGCCCGAATTGACGAACATCAAGGTCGGGTCGTTGCGCGGCACCAGCGGGCTGGATTCGACCAGCGTATGCCCCTGCCGCTCGAAATAGCGCAGGAAGGTGGATCGTATATCGGCGAGTGTTTTCATGGCCCATTAACCCATTGCGATTACGGTTAGTTTATCTATAAAAAACAGAAACGCAAAGGCAGCAATTTATAGCGTGATTTGGTGACGCAAAAGTGTTACACTCAGCCTAGGAGGAACAAACATGCCCACAACCAATCCCCGCATTAATCTAACATTAGAGCCGCAATGGCGCTCTATTTTGGCAAAGATCGCCGCCGTCGAGGGAAAAACCATCGCTGGTCTTACCAAAGAACTGGTTCTCGAAGCCCTGGAACTGCGCGAAGACATAGCTCTTTCTGCGCTTGCCAAAGCGCGCGAGGCTACATCTAAAAAGCTGGTGTCTCATGAAGACGCTTGGCGGTAAAAGTGTTTACGATCAAATACCGTGATCAGGTTACTGAAACGGATATTCCGGCGCTTCCCAAAACCATGAGGCTTCGTATTCAGAAAGCGATTGAGGAGCGGCTGGTGCATGATCCCATCGCCTTTGGCAAACCGCTTCGATTCAACATGCAGGGAAACAGGCGGATGCGCGTTGGGGATTATCGCGTCGTCTATCGCATTGAGGTCGAGACCAATACGGTTATCATCAACGGCATCAGGCATCGCAAAGATATTTACGATTGAGCTTTCTCAATCCCTGAACGAAAATACGTCCGCCTTGACCACGGCATAGACCAGAAGCCACAGAACCGCGCTGATGGCCGTCGTCCACAACGCCTTGCGCTTGAGGTCGGGATTTTCCGGCGCGCCGGGCATCTGGCCTTCGACACCCTCGCCCTTTTCGGGCTGTTTCAGACCGACGGACAGCAGGCAGAAGAACACCGGCCACCAGATGATGACGAATAATGTGACGCCCGAGACGATGTTCATGCGGCCTCTCTCGGAACGACGCGGCGGCGATAGATGATAATCCCCGCTCCGGCGGTATGAGCCAGGATCATCGCCACGGGCATGAGCGCCGTGGTCGGATTGACGGCCTCCAGCGCGAAGACCGCCAGGATATAGACGAACACGGGCGGTATGAAGATCATCAGGCTTTCATGAAAAGGCCGGAACCAGCTTTTCCGAAGCGTCGGATAAAATCCCAGGATATCGATAGAGGTAATGAGAACGATCGACCAAAACGGGTCTTTGGTCGCCCACCAGAGCGGCAAGGCCATGCATGCGACCGCAAGCGTAAGCCAGTCGCCACGGGTGATATTTCTCTTTCCATATTTCACGCCCAGTATAGCGACGCATAAATTGCTAAGGGCGTAAAATCCCGAAGACCATGAACCCGCGCCGCCGCCGGAAACATATTGCGCCGCCCAGGTGATGCCCATCGTCAAGGCCCATATGAACCAGGAAATGGCATGAGGCTCGACCAGACGCCTGAATATGCGGGTATAATAAAAGATCGCGGGGCCGATAGCCAAAGCAATGGATAAGCCTCCCAATATTTCTTTATGGCCCAAATCCATTTCAGGCTCTCGCGACGATGCGGCGGCGATGCAAAATGGCCCAGGCGCAGGCGCCGTTGGCCACGGCCATTATCATGGGAGAGAATACCGTCGTGAGATTCAAAACCTCCAGCGCCCCCAGGGACAGCAAGTTGCTGACCGCCGCCGGGGCGCACATCAACAAGCTCTCATGGAACGGCCGGTTCCAAGATTTCCGCAGCGTCGGGTAAAAGATCACGACATCGATGAGCGTTACCAAGATCACCGACCAGAGCGGGTCTTTCGTGATCCACCACAAAGGCATCGCGGCGAAGGCGACAGCCAAGGTGATCCAGTCGCCGCGCGTGATATGTTTTTCTCCGTATTTCAGGCCGAGCAAGGCGATCAGGATTCCTATAACAGCGTAAAATCCCGAGGTCCACGATCCCGGCCCGCCCCCGGAGACATACTGCCCGGCACAGACGACTCCGGCATTGATCCCCCAGACGAGCCATGAAAAGACATGAGGTTCGAACCGCCGCTGGAATATTCCCACGAAATAAGGAATGTTGGCTGCGACGATAATCGCGGCGGACAAGCCGCCCAATATCTCACGATAGGATAGCTCCATCCTAAATCCTGACCACATGCACCTCTGTCGTTGGCTTCTTGCCTTGCCGTTCGTTCAGGAACCGGCGCAGCGCCTGGCCGGATGTTTTAATGACGGCTTGATCGTCGGCGCGCGCGGATTTCTGCATGTTTTCGATAGCGTCGGCGATGGCCGCCGCCGCCTCTCCGCAGATCGACTTCATCTCATGATCGTCGACGATTCCGAGCAGGCTCAACTGAGGCTCTTTCAGGAGCCGCCCGCCCTTGTCGAGCACGACGGTCGCGACCGCCGCGCCGGAAATGCCGATCTTCTTGCGATCCTTGACGGTGCGATGCCCTAAAGGCCGCAGCGCCCTGCCGTCCAGGCCCCACTGGCCGTAGGGCACTTCGCCCACGACTTCGGCGATGCCGGGGCCGAGCCGGATGATCTGCCCATTGGAAGGAATGATCGTGTTCGGCACCTGGCACGATTTGGCGAGCGCGGCATGTTCGGTCTGGTGCCGGATTTCGCCATGCACCGGCACGGCCAGATTTGGACGCACCCATTGATACAGCTGCGCCAGCTCATCACGGCAGGCATGGCCGGAAGCGTGAATAATGGACTCGCATTGATCGGCGGTGATGACCTGCACGCCAAGCTCGATCAGCGCGTTCTGCACGCGACCGATGGCCTTTTCGTTGCCGGGAATGTCGCGCGAGGAAAACACGACCGTATCGCCTTTCTCCAGCACCAATTCGGCATGATCGCCAACCGCGAGCCGCGCCAGCGCCGAGCGCACTTCGCCCTGGCTGCCGGTGCAGACATAGACGACCTTGTGCCGCGGCATGAATCCGGCGTCATGTTCGCTGAGCAACATCGGAAATTCCGGCAGATAGCCGCATTCCTCGGCGATCTCGGTATTGCGCCATAAGGAGCGCCCCACCAAACCGACCTCGCGGTGATGATGCCGCGCCGCCGCGACCGCACTCTTGACGCGGGCGATGTTGCTGGCGAAGCAGGTGACGACGATGCGCTGGGGCAAACCTCCGAACAGTTCCTTGAAGCCTTTCTGGACATCGGCTTCCGAGGCCGTATGGCCCGCCACCAGCGCGTTGGTGGAATCGCCGATCATCGCCATGACGCCTTCGCGGCCAAGCTCGCGCAGCCTTTCCTCGTCGGTGACTTTTCCGACAAGAGGCTCCGGATCGAATTTCCAGTCGCCGGTATGCAGCACCGTACCGTTCGGCGTCGCAATCGCCAGCATGTTGGATTCCGGCACCGAGTGCGTCACGCTGATGAATTCGACCGAGAACGGCCCGAGCGAGAATTTTCCGCCCAGCGGTATTTCGATGATGCGGATTTTTCCGGGAATATTCCGCTCCGCTATTTTCGTGCGGATGAGATTGGCGGTGAAGGGCGTCGCGTAGATGGGGCATTGCAGCTGCCCCCATAGATGTTCCAGGGCGCCGATATGGTCTTCGTGACCGTGCGTGATGACGATAGCGACCAGATCGTGCTTGCGCTCGGCGATGAAGCCGATATCCGGCATGATGACTTCGATGCCGGGCGTGGATTCGTCGCCGAAAGTGACGCCGCAATCGACCATGAGCCATTTGCCCTTGGTGCCATAGAGATTGAGATTCATCCCGATCTCGCCGGAGCCGCCGAGCGGCAGGAACCACACCGCGTCATCGGGCGGGCGGTACATATCTTTTCTGGGCTTGTTCATTGGGTTTTCATATCCTGTGTGATGTTGTTCCGATTTCGTTCATAAATAATCTTCAGCCCGCGCGGCATAAGCCCGCATCGACAGCCGATCAGTTCTCTCCGGAGCGCATGAAGAATACATCTCCCGCGGCAATAGTCAGCACCATACCCCCTGGCTGTTCCAAGAGCAAACGGCCCTGTTCGTCGATCGTCATGAACCGGCCCGCAATGTCGCGATCCGGCATTTTGACGACCATATTCTCGCCTATGCCGGTTGCCTGGGCCATCCAGGCATCATGCAAAATGCTGAAACCTTCGGCATGGAGCATGCCATGATAGCGGCTGAATTCCTCAAGGATCGTATCCAGGACCACGGCAGGCGTCATGCGCGCCGGATCGAACCCGAGCGCCGCGAGCGACGTCGCCGGATAGCGCGTCTCGGCGGGATCGGGATGCGCGGCGATATTGACGCCAAAACCGACGACAAGCGCTGTTCCCGCGCTTTCCAGGATGATACCCGATATTTTCGCGCCATCCACCAGGACATCGTTCGGCCATTTCAGCCGTACGCGGGCGGGATCGAGATAGCGCCGCAGCGCTGCCGCTATCGCAAGCGACGCGACGAAGTTATACAGCCCGGCATCTATCGTACCGTCCGGGCGCAAAAGCAGCGAAGCGTATAGATTGCCCGGCGGCGAAAACCAGCTTCGCCCCCGCCTGCCCCGTCCGCCGGTTTGCGTCGCGGCGGTGATGACCAGACCTTCGGCTTCGCCAGATTCCGCAGATGCCAAAACGTCGTCGTTGGTGCTGCCGGTGGTTGGTTTATGGGTGATGCGGAAGGAGAGCATTGAAAGGCGCTTTTACTTTCTTTTCTTAGGGAGTACATTCGGCATGTATTACTAGCGATTATAAAGGTCATTTATGCAAGAAAAAGAAAGCCCCACCAGATTGCGCATATTGTCCATTCTGGACGCGGCCCAGCAAGAAATGTTCGGTCGCGATATTATCAAAGCATCCGAGCAATCCCCCGGTCTGCGTTTACAGCTAGGGGTTATTTATGTCGATCTCAATCGAATGGAGGAAGATCGCCTCGTTTCGTCGAGAGAGATGCCTCTCGAACCGGGGCTTAGCCTCCCGCGCAGAAAATATTCCATCACGAGCGCCGGACGTTTCGAGCTCCATAGAAAATAGGCATCAACGACCGAACAGACCCGCCGCCGCGCTATGCGCGCCGTCGATAATCGGCGAAGGCATCAGCGTGAACAGCACCATTGCCAGCGCCGCGACCGTCACGACGGCGCGCAAGCCGAGTTCCGGCACCGGATCGATATCCTGCTGGCGGCTATCGTCGAAATACATCAGCTTGACGATTTTGAGATAATAATAGGCCGCGACCGCGCTGGTCAGCACGCCGATGATAGCGACGGCATAAAGCCCGGCATGAACCGCCGCCATGAAGACATAGAATTTACCGAAGAATCCCGCCAGCGGCGGCACGCCCGCCAGCGAGAACATGAAAACCGTCATCGCTAAGGCCAGCAATGGCCTGGAGCGCGACAGGCCCGCGAGATCGGCGAGGGTTTCGACCATCGCGCCGCCGCGCCGCATCGCCAGGATCACCGCGAACGCGCCAAGCGTGTTCAGGACATAGATCGAAAGATAAACCAGCGCGGCCTGAATGCCTTCCTCGCTGCCCGCCGCGAGGCCCGCCAGCACATAACCGGCATGGCCGATGGCGCTATAGGCCATAAGGCGCTTGATATTGGTTTGCACGATGGCCGCGAAACCGCCGATCATCATCGACGCGAGCGCGGCGAAAATGAGGATTTGCTGCCATTCATGGATCATGCCCTGCATCGGCACGAACAGAACGCGGATTAGCAGCGCCATCGCCGCCACTTTGGGCGCCGAGGCAAAGAATCCGGTCACGGGCGTGGGCGCGCCCTCGTAAACGTCCGGCGCCCACATATGAAACGGCACGGCGGCAATCTTGAAAGCAAGTCCCGCCATGACGAAAATCAGGGCGACCAGCGCGCCGGGCGAAGCCGCTTCGGCAGAAAAGAAATCCTTCAGCTGGATGAAATTCGTGGTGCCGGACAGGCCATAGAGCCATGACGCGCCGAACAGCAGCAGGCCGGACGAAAGCGCGCCGAGGACGAAATATTTCAACCCGGCTTCGCTGGATTTCTGTTCGTCGCGCTGGAACGCCGCCAGCACGTAAAGGCTGAGGCTCTGCAATTCCAGGCCGACATAAAGCGCCAGCAGATCGTTCGCCGAAACCATCAGCATCATGCCGAGCGTGGCGAACAGCGCCAGGACCGGATACTCGAAATGCGCGATCTTCCGCGCTTTGAGGTAAGGCAGCGCCATGGCCAATGCGAGCGCCGACGCGCCCAGCGACAGAAGCTTGGCAAAACGCGAGAATGCGTCATTGACGAACATGCCGCCGAAAGCCGGTATCGGCGGCTGCGCGGATACCGCGGGCGAAATCGAAAACAGCGCGATGCCGAGCGCGGCGAAAGCAAGCCCCGCGATCGCGGCCAGAGTCAGCGGCTGCGTCAGCCGGTCGCCGCCGAAGACCCCAATGAGGAGCAGCAGCATCGCAAGCCCGGCGAGCCATAATTCCGGCATGACCGTCACGAGATCCATCGAAATATTCATGGCGCGGCCTCAGCGGTTTTTTCCTGGTACTCGGCAATAAGTTTCGTAATCGCCGGCGCCATCACGTCCTTGAACGGCGCGGGATTGACGCCCATCCACAGGATCAGCGCGGCCAGCGGCAGCAGGATCATATATTCGCGCGGCGTCAGGTCGGTCATCGCGGCGGCATCGGCGTGAACCGACGGCCCGTAGAAAATCCGGCGGCAAAGCCAGAGCATATAGGCCGCGCCGAGAATGGTGCCGAGCGCGGCGAACGCCGCCACGCGGCCGTCATGCAGGAATGCGCCCTGCACGCTGAGAAACTCGCCGATAAAGCCGCTGGTGCCGGGCAGACCTATGGAGGCGAAAGCGAAGAACAGGAAGAACAGCGCGTAACGCGGCATATTGTTCGCCAGCCCGCCATAGCGCGCAATCTCGCGGGTATGCAGCCGGTCATAAACCACGCCGACGCATAGGAACAGCGCTCCGGACACCAAAGTGTGCGAGAGCATGACATACATCGCGCCTTCCAGCCCTTGCGTATTGCCGAGGAAAATGCCCAGCGTCACATAGCCCATATGCGCGACCGAAGAATAGGCGATCAGTTTCTTGAGATCGCTCTGCGCCAATGCCACCAGCGACGCATAGATGATCGCGATGACGCTCATCAGCAGTACGAGCGGCAGATAATAATGGCTCGCCTGCGGAAACATCTGCAGGCAGATGCGGATCAGCCCGTAGCCGCCCATTTTCAGCAGCACGCTGGCCAGAACCACCGATCCCGCCGTGGGCGCCTCGACGTGGGCGTAAGGCAGCCAGGTATGGAACGGCCACATGGGCGTCTTGACCGCGAAGCCGAGGAAGCAGGCCAGCCACAGCCAGCCCGCCATCGGCATCGGAAAGCCGTTATGGATCATCACCGTCATGTCGGTTGTTCCGGCATGAATCGCCATGGTGATGAAGGCGATCAGCATCAGCACCGAGCCGGTGAAAGTATAGAGGAAGAATTTATAGGCGGCGTAAACCCGGCCCGACCCGCCCCATATGCCGACGATCAGGAACATCGGGATCAGGACGGCCTCGAAGAACACGAAGAACAGGATCAGGTCGAGCGCCGTGAACATGCCGAGCAGCATGGTCTCCAGGATCAGCATCGCGATCATGAATTCCTTGGTGCGCTTGGTGATGCCGCCGAAGGCCGACAGGATGCATATCGGCGCGATGAAGGTGGACATCAGCACGAACCAGGCGGATATGCCGTCCACGCCCAGGAAATAGGAAATCCCGAATTGCGGCATCCAGGCGGCGCGCTCGACGAACTGGAATCCGGTATCTTGCGGGTTAAATCCGGCCAGCATCACGACCGACAGCGCGAATGCGATCAATGAGATAACGAACGCAATCATCCGCGCCGGGCGGGCGCTGCTCTCTTCCGGCCCGCGCACGAACAGGAATATCCCCAGCGCGCCAAGCAGCGGCAGGAAGGTCATGACGGAGAGGATGGGAAAAGCGGTCATGATGGGATGCCGGGTGGTACAGGACTGGATAATGCAGAATTGGGACAGGCAGTGCGGCTTGACACCCATCTCCCCTCCGGGGAGAGGGGCACCTCACTGCACCAACATGCCACATTCTGAATCTTTTCAGGCATCCCTTATCCCCTTCCCCAGAACCAGGACATGAAGGCCGCGACGCCGATGACCATGGCGAAGGCGTAGTGATAGACATAGCCGGTTTGCATCGCGCTGGCGCGGGCGGCAAGGCGTTGCGCGAGCGCGGCGATGCCGTTAGGCCCGAAACCGTCGATCACCTTATCGTCGCCCCAGCGCCACAGCGCCTCGCCATAGCGCCTCGCCGTGCGGACGAACAGGAAATCATATAGCTCGTCGATATAGTATTTGTTGAAGACGAGGCGATAGAGGCCGCCCATCGCGCGAGCGAATTTGGCGGGCAGTCCCGGCGCTGCGAGATAAGCGACATAGGCCAGCCCGATCCCCGACAGCGCGGCGAGAAGAGGCAGCAGGGTCACGATATGCGGCACATGCTTGCCGGATTCATGCATGATCTCTTCGGCATTATGCTCCGGCAGCACAAGCAGGGCTTTGCCCCAGAATTCCCCCTGTCCTTCGCCGACAAACCAATGGTAGCCGAAATAACCCGCGACGACCGATCCGATGGCGAGCGGCAGCAGCGGCAGCAGCATCACCAGCGGCGATTCATGTACATGCTCCATCGTGTGATGATCCGCGCGCGGCCGGCCGTGGAATGTCAGCAGCAGCAAACGCCAGGAATAGAACGCCGTCAGGAAGGCGGTGACGATGCCAAGCCAATAGGCCAGGTGGCCGAATTTAGAACCGGTGAATCTTCCCGCCGCCCAGGCCGATTCCAGGATCGCGTCTTTGGAATAGAAGCCCGCGAAGCCGAATACATGCTCGAAGCCGATGCCAGCCAGCGCCAGCGATCCGATCCACATCAGGGCGTAGGTCATCGGGATTTTCTTCCAGATGCCGCCCATCTTGCGCATGTCCTGCTCGCCGGACATGGCGTGAATGACCGAGCCCGCGCCGAGGAACAGCAGCGCCTTGAAGAAGGCGTGCGTCATCAGATGGAATATGGCGGCGGAATAAGCCGAGACGCCGAGCGCGAAGAACATATAGCCAAGCTGGCTCATGGTCGAATAGGCGATGACGCGCTTGATATCGAATTGCGTCATGCCGATCGTCGCGGCGACGATGGCCGTCAGCGCGCCGGTCAGGCACACCACGTCGCGCGCCAGCGGCGCAAGCTCGAACAAGGGCGAGAGGCGCGCGACCATGAACACGCCCGCCGTGACCATCGTCGCGGCGTGGATCAGCGCGGAAACGGGCGTCGGCCCTTCCATCGCGTCCGGCAGCCATGTGTGAAGACCGAGCTGCGCCGATTTGCCCATCGCGCCAATAAACAGCAGCAGGCATACGGCTTCCAGCGAAGTTATCTCATGACCGAACAGATGGAAAATCCCCGGGACCGCTTCCCCGGCGGCCGTGAAAACCGCGTCGAACTGAATGCTGTTATACAGCGCGAAGCACAGCATGATGCCGAGCGCGAAGCCGAAATCGCCGACACGGTTGACGATAAAAGCCTTCATGGCGGCGCGGTTGGCGCTGTCTTTCTCATACCAGAAATTAATCAACAGATAGGAAGCGAGGCCGACGCCTTCCCAGCCAAAGAACATCTGCAGGAAATTATCCGCCGTCACCAGCATCAGCATGAAAAAAGTGAACAGGCTGAGATAGGCCATGAAGCGCGGGACGCTCTTGTCGTGGCTCATATAGCCGACGGAGTAGATATGCACCATCGACGATACGCCATTGACCACCACCAGCATCACGGCGGTCAGCGTGTCGATCCGCAAATCCCATCCGGCCTTAAAGTCTCCGGAACTGATCCAATCCATCAGATGGATCGTGCGGGCATGGCCCGCGAGCGCCACGTCCTTGAATATCAAGACGCTGCATATGGCGGAGAACAGCACGGCGGCGCAGGTAATGACCTGCGCGGCGCGGTCGCCGATCTTGCGCGTGAACAGGCCCACAATCGCCGCGGCCAGAAGCGGCGGGAATACGGCGGCTAAATCGATCCAGGCAGGCATGCTTGTCAGCCCCTCATCTGGTTGATGTCTTCGACGGCGATGGTGCCGCGATTGCGGAAATAGACCACGAGAATGGCGAGGCCGATGGCGGCCTCGGCGGCGGCCACGGTCAGGATGAACATCGTGAAGACCTGCCCCGCGATATTATGCAGAAACGCCGAGAACGCGACGAAATTGATATTGACCGCGAGCAGGATCAATTCGATCGACATCAGAAGGATGATGACGTTCTTGCGGTTGATGAAAATGCCGAACACGCCGATGGTGAACAGCAGCGCGGCGACGACCAGATACATATTCGCGGTCAGGGGCGCTTGAAGAAATTCGGTCATTCTACCCCCCCGCCATTCGCGACCTTAGTCAGCCGGACGACATCCCCGCGCTTCACATCGAGCTGCTGCCGGGGATTTTGCCGTTTCAGATCGGTCTTATGGCGCAAGGTCAGCACGATCGCGCCGATCATGGCCACCAGCAGGATCAGCCCGGAAACCTCGAACGGATAGACATAATCGGTATACAGCACCATGCCGATGGCGCGCGTATTATCGGCAACGGGCGCGACGGCTTCGGCCGCGTGCGGGGCGATCTTCGCCGTAAGGCCGAAGAAGGCCAGTTCGGCGCCGAAAATTCCCGCCACCGCCAGACCGGCGGGCAAATACCGCACGAAACCGCGCCGTAGCTCGACGAAATTGATATCGAGCATCATGACGACGAACAGGAACAGAACCGCAACCGCGCCGACATAAATAATGACCAAAATCATCGCCAGGAATTCCGCGCCGATCAGCAGGAATAGCCCCGCGACATTGAAGAAACACAGGATCAGGAACAGCACCGCGTGGACGGGATTGCGCGACGCGACAACCATCAGCCCGCTGGTCAGCAGCACGCCGGAAAAAACATAAAACAGCAGGGTCTGGAGCATCGGTTTTACCTGTACGGCGCGTCGGCGGCGAGATTGGCGGCGATTTCCGCCTCCCATTTGTCGCCGTTATCCAAGAGTTTTTGCTTGTTATAGAGAAGCTCGCCGCGCGTCTCGGCGGCGAACTCGAAATTCGGGCCTTCGACGATGGCATCGACCGGGCACGCTTCCTGGCACAGGCCGCAATAGATGCATTTGACCATGTCGATGTCGTAGCGCGTGGTGCGGCGGCTGCCGTCGTCGCGCGGCTCGGCTTCGATGGTGATGGCGAGCGCGGGGCAAACCGCTTCGCATAATTTGCAGGCGATGCAGCGTTCCTCGCCGTTGGCATAGCGGCGCAGCGCATGCTCGCCGCGAAAACGCGGGCCTATCGGGCCTTTTTCGTAGGGATAGTTGATCGTCACGCGCTTTTTGAACAGATAGGAAAAAGTCAGCGCCAAGCCGCGCAGGATTTCCACCAGAAACAGCCGTTTCGAACCTTCGAGCAGCGCCATGCTATCCTCCGTTACCCGGCAGCTGGCCCGTGGCCAGCAAAAATCCGGCCACAACAACGACCCAAACCAGGGACAGCGGCAGGAAGAATTTCCAGCCGATGCGCATTAACTGATCGTAGCGGTAGCGCGGCAATGCGACGCGCATCCACAGGAACAGGAATAAAATGAAGCAAATTTTCGCCACGAACCACAAGCAGTTGAAATAGCCCAGATCCAGTCCGAACGGAGGCAGCCATCCGCCCAGGAACAGGATGGATGTCGTCGCGCTCATCAGGATCATATTGGCGTATTCGCCAAGGAAGAACAGCGCGAAACTCATCGACGAATATTCGGTATTGAACCCGCCGACCAGTTCCGACTCTCCTTCGGGTAGATCGAAAGGATGACGGTTAGTTTCCGCCAGTCCGGAGATGAAAAATATCACTGCCATCGGCAG
This genomic interval from Alphaproteobacteria bacterium contains the following:
- the nuoK gene encoding NADH-quinone oxidoreductase subunit NuoK, whose translation is MYLVVAALLFTIGVFGIFINRKNVIILLMSIELILLAVNINFVAFSAFLHNIAGQVFTMFILTVAAAEAAIGLAILVVYFRNRGTIAVEDINQMRG
- a CDS encoding NADH-quinone oxidoreductase subunit J produces the protein MLQTLLFYVFSGVLLTSGLMVVASRNPVHAVLFLILCFFNVAGLFLLIGAEFLAMILVIIYVGAVAVLFLFVVMMLDINFVELRRGFVRYLPAGLAVAGIFGAELAFFGLTAKIAPHAAEAVAPVADNTRAIGMVLYTDYVYPFEVSGLILLVAMIGAIVLTLRHKTDLKRQNPRQQLDVKRGDVVRLTKVANGGGVE
- the nuoI gene encoding NADH-quinone oxidoreductase subunit NuoI gives rise to the protein MALLEGSKRLFLVEILRGLALTFSYLFKKRVTINYPYEKGPIGPRFRGEHALRRYANGEERCIACKLCEAVCPALAITIEAEPRDDGSRRTTRYDIDMVKCIYCGLCQEACPVDAIVEGPNFEFAAETRGELLYNKQKLLDNGDKWEAEIAANLAADAPYR